The following proteins are encoded in a genomic region of Candidatus Omnitrophota bacterium:
- a CDS encoding efflux RND transporter periplasmic adaptor subunit: protein MTPSRKQVLIIGLAAALLIGVGAVVARSGRRHGAHQAVVYYCPMHPTYTSNRPGSCPICNMTLVKREAQGSGLGAQGQPSLPRAQSPEPRAAKDICYMHNCPMMKPGQQCPMLVVAKAGEKVVCPICGTHVAEAATGPSVTPAMGEKKTLYWTDPMLPGYKSDKPGKSPMGMDLIPVYEENGAPGAATAAAPEGYAPILVAPQKRQFIGVTTAPVQRRTINKIIRTVGQIANDPELYQAQQEYLQALKALGQAKTGTMPEVTERAQRLVDSSRLRLRRLGLSHELIDEMASWTGPDQRLLLADPSGQVWLYAPIYEFELPFVQIGQTIVAESASVPGKTWEGIIRSIDPVLDPASRSARVRAILTDSEGALKPEMFVNASIQIAAGEVLAIPEEAVFDTGTKRVVFVDKGEGLFEPRDVTVGIKAEGSYEIKSGVAEGELVVTSGNFLIDSESRLKAALEGMSGSGGHQHGQ, encoded by the coding sequence ATGACGCCCAGTCGAAAACAAGTGCTCATCATCGGCCTTGCCGCCGCGCTGCTCATCGGGGTCGGTGCCGTAGTCGCCAGGAGCGGCAGGCGCCATGGCGCGCATCAGGCTGTGGTCTACTACTGCCCCATGCATCCGACGTACACCTCGAACCGTCCAGGGAGCTGCCCGATCTGCAATATGACGCTGGTGAAAAGAGAAGCTCAGGGTTCGGGGTTGGGGGCGCAGGGCCAACCGAGCCTGCCCAGAGCCCAGAGCCCAGAGCCCAGAGCTGCCAAAGACATTTGCTACATGCACAACTGCCCCATGATGAAGCCGGGCCAACAATGCCCGATGCTCGTCGTGGCCAAGGCGGGCGAGAAAGTCGTCTGCCCCATCTGTGGAACCCATGTGGCCGAGGCAGCGACCGGTCCGTCCGTCACACCGGCCATGGGGGAGAAGAAAACTCTTTACTGGACTGATCCGATGCTGCCAGGCTACAAATCGGACAAGCCCGGCAAATCGCCCATGGGGATGGATTTGATTCCAGTCTACGAGGAAAACGGCGCTCCGGGTGCTGCGACCGCCGCGGCTCCTGAGGGTTATGCGCCGATCCTGGTCGCGCCGCAGAAACGGCAGTTCATCGGTGTGACCACAGCACCCGTACAGCGGCGGACGATCAACAAAATCATCCGAACCGTGGGCCAGATCGCCAACGACCCGGAACTCTACCAAGCGCAGCAGGAATACCTTCAGGCGCTGAAAGCCTTGGGACAAGCCAAGACCGGCACCATGCCAGAGGTGACTGAGCGAGCGCAGCGGCTCGTCGACTCCAGCCGCCTGCGGCTGCGTCGATTGGGTCTGAGCCATGAGCTGATCGATGAGATGGCGAGCTGGACCGGGCCTGACCAGCGTCTGCTCCTGGCCGATCCCAGCGGGCAGGTATGGCTCTACGCCCCCATCTATGAGTTCGAGTTGCCATTCGTCCAGATCGGACAAACCATTGTCGCCGAATCAGCGTCGGTGCCAGGCAAGACCTGGGAGGGGATCATCCGTTCCATCGACCCGGTGTTGGATCCGGCCTCACGCTCAGCCAGGGTCCGCGCGATCCTCACCGACTCTGAAGGTGCGCTCAAGCCAGAGATGTTCGTAAACGCCTCAATTCAGATCGCTGCAGGCGAGGTGCTTGCGATTCCCGAAGAGGCGGTGTTTGATACGGGAACGAAGCGGGTCGTCTTCGTCGACAAAGGCGAGGGGCTCTTTGAGCCGCGTGATGTGACGGTCGGAATCAAGGCAGAGGGTTCCTACGAGATTAAGAGTGGTGTCGCCGAAGGGGAACTCGTGGTCACCAGCGGCAATTTCCTGATCGACTCGGAGAGCCGCCTCAAAGCCGCCTTGGAAGGGATGAGCGGAAGTGGAGGGCACCAACATGGCCAGTGA
- a CDS encoding metal-sensitive transcriptional regulator: MARYPRHNSVVPRLRRIEGQIRGITRMVEGRRYCIDIVQQLTAARKALDQVSLQIMNSHINTCVSEAIRKREGAGKINELMQTITRFVK, from the coding sequence ATGGCCAGGTATCCTCGACATAACAGCGTCGTACCTCGGCTTCGGCGGATCGAAGGCCAAATTCGAGGGATCACGCGCATGGTGGAGGGCCGGCGCTACTGCATCGATATCGTGCAGCAGCTCACGGCGGCCCGCAAGGCCTTGGATCAAGTCTCACTGCAGATCATGAACAGCCACATCAATACGTGCGTGAGCGAGGCCATCCGTAAGCGCGAGGGAGCAGGGAAGATCAACGAGTTGATGCAGACGATTACGAGGTTCGTCAAATGA
- a CDS encoding TolC family protein: protein MRGVLLWVLMLVLQAVRLPDAAANDQPSKELGLQDIIAEALQRNPGLKAAKEEWHAAKLRIPQASALPDPTVGYAIMGPDLETRVGPQMNVYEAEQMIPFPGKLWEKHWIAGAEARASQAKLRMTERDVILKVSDVYYDLYAVDAVTGAVEEIDEALKKFEGIAQARYAAQGGSQRDVAKAQTEVSDVLQRLLMLRQQRQTVAALLNALLDRDPHTPVGHAEKPELPTLSSTLEELLAMAQKSRPELGEASAMVKREKHANMLAKLEYVPDLTVGFQYTTIGAGMTTEPNDGRDAWMVPLKINVPLWQNRLIPSVLEAKRNLRASQARLAQAENLTEYDVKDAYYRFTAAKQVVEVYQNALIPEAQVAFQSDQAGYEAGRVDVLNLIDSERVYLNAQVAYYQALAEAMKSFAALERAIGTDLTSQGGRP from the coding sequence ATGCGGGGAGTTCTTCTGTGGGTCCTAATGCTCGTCCTGCAGGCGGTGCGGTTGCCTGATGCTGCGGCGAATGACCAGCCGTCGAAGGAGCTTGGCCTGCAGGATATCATTGCTGAGGCGCTCCAGAGAAATCCTGGACTGAAGGCGGCGAAGGAAGAGTGGCACGCCGCGAAATTGCGCATCCCGCAGGCCTCAGCGCTCCCCGACCCAACCGTGGGCTACGCCATCATGGGACCAGACCTGGAAACCAGGGTCGGGCCCCAAATGAACGTCTATGAAGCGGAGCAGATGATTCCGTTTCCCGGCAAACTCTGGGAAAAGCATTGGATCGCCGGTGCGGAAGCCCGAGCCTCACAAGCCAAGTTGCGGATGACGGAGCGCGACGTGATCCTCAAGGTTTCCGACGTGTACTACGACCTCTACGCCGTCGATGCTGTGACTGGTGCGGTCGAAGAAATCGACGAGGCGTTGAAGAAATTCGAGGGGATCGCGCAGGCGCGCTACGCGGCTCAAGGCGGATCGCAGCGTGATGTGGCCAAGGCGCAGACGGAAGTCTCCGATGTGCTTCAGCGGTTGTTAATGCTGCGTCAGCAACGCCAGACCGTTGCGGCGCTGCTCAACGCGCTGCTCGACCGCGATCCTCATACGCCGGTAGGACACGCTGAGAAACCCGAGCTGCCGACGCTGTCTTCAACACTTGAGGAGCTCTTGGCCATGGCGCAGAAATCCCGCCCTGAATTAGGAGAGGCGTCGGCAATGGTCAAGCGGGAGAAGCATGCGAATATGTTGGCGAAGTTGGAGTATGTGCCGGATCTGACCGTGGGATTCCAATACACCACAATTGGCGCCGGCATGACGACCGAGCCCAATGACGGACGCGATGCCTGGATGGTGCCGCTGAAGATCAACGTGCCGCTGTGGCAAAACCGCCTGATTCCCAGTGTGCTCGAAGCCAAGCGCAACCTCAGGGCCAGCCAGGCCAGACTCGCACAGGCCGAGAACCTCACCGAGTACGACGTCAAGGATGCCTACTACCGCTTCACGGCGGCCAAGCAAGTGGTGGAAGTCTATCAAAACGCCCTGATCCCAGAAGCGCAGGTCGCCTTCCAATCTGATCAAGCCGGATATGAGGCCGGCCGTGTCGATGTGCTGAATCTTATTGACAGCGAACGTGTCTATCTCAACGCCCAAGTCGCGTACTACCAAGCGCTGGCCGAGGCGATGAAAAGTTTCGCAGCCCTCGAGCGGGCCATTGGAACGGATCTGACATCTCAAGGAGGACGACCATGA
- a CDS encoding DUF2231 domain-containing protein encodes MLSGAQHLQNVHPLVIHFPIAFLCGAALLYVAAWLLKSERFAHSAFVVLILGALSLVGAVATGLYAEQGVMLALSVRDALLTPHKSYMLATTAICTVLTIWAISARPFPKRGRPLFLLLVLAMIGVMTVGADFGGRMVYDYNAGGTACRQPIQFTK; translated from the coding sequence ATGTTATCCGGAGCGCAGCACCTACAGAATGTCCATCCGCTTGTGATCCACTTTCCGATCGCGTTTCTGTGCGGTGCTGCGCTTCTGTACGTGGCGGCGTGGCTGTTGAAGAGCGAACGCTTCGCGCACTCGGCCTTTGTGGTGCTGATCCTGGGTGCGCTGTCTCTGGTGGGAGCCGTAGCGACGGGTCTCTACGCGGAACAAGGCGTCATGCTGGCCCTCTCGGTCCGCGACGCGCTGCTGACGCCGCACAAGAGCTACATGCTGGCGACCACAGCGATCTGTACGGTTCTCACCATTTGGGCGATTTCGGCACGGCCGTTTCCCAAGAGGGGCCGACCGCTGTTTCTGCTCCTGGTGCTCGCGATGATCGGGGTGATGACGGTGGGAGCCGACTTCGGCGGGCGGATGGTCTATGACTACAACGCCGGCGGCACGGCGTGCCGGCAACCGATTCAGTTTACGAAATAA
- a CDS encoding DUF2231 domain-containing protein, protein MDPLLFGLQGLREVFNVHPVFVHFPIALFPSALLLYGLGIVLDWRAACIAGRACLYLATAGTLIAVVTGLTAQSIPHNERIHHLMMTHRTLGLTIAPLALLLTGWSFRHKAQQPTFRYGFLLTLTVVTGLVTQTADLGARMVFVEGAGVKAAIPVINKSHQHDHREAEAEPQHHHEEGHQHSH, encoded by the coding sequence ATGGACCCATTACTGTTCGGACTACAAGGGCTGCGGGAAGTCTTCAATGTGCACCCGGTATTCGTCCATTTCCCCATCGCCCTCTTTCCAAGCGCGTTGCTCCTGTATGGTCTCGGCATTGTGCTGGACTGGCGCGCGGCGTGTATCGCTGGGCGGGCGTGCCTGTATCTGGCGACCGCCGGGACTCTCATCGCAGTGGTGACGGGCTTGACCGCCCAAAGCATCCCGCATAACGAACGCATCCATCACCTGATGATGACGCACAGGACACTCGGCCTCACGATCGCTCCACTGGCGCTGCTGTTGACCGGCTGGAGCTTCCGGCACAAGGCCCAGCAGCCGACCTTCCGCTACGGCTTTTTGCTGACGCTCACCGTCGTCACCGGTTTGGTGACTCAAACCGCCGATCTCGGGGCCCGGATGGTTTTTGTTGAAGGCGCTGGTGTCAAGGCCGCTATCCCCGTGATCAACAAGAGCCATCAACATGACCACAGGGAAGCGGAGGCTGAGCCACAGCACCATCACGAAGAAGGGCATCAGCACAGCCACTAA